In Zingiber officinale cultivar Zhangliang chromosome 3B, Zo_v1.1, whole genome shotgun sequence, a single window of DNA contains:
- the LOC122056141 gene encoding proline--tRNA ligase, cytoplasmic, whose translation MATKSNTKNTASKKKEVKKETGLGLTYKKDDNFGEWYSEVVVTSEMIEYYDISGCYILRPWTMAIWETLQTFFDAEIKKMNIKNAYFPLFVTENVLQKEKDHIEGFAPEVAWVTKSGQSELEVPIAIRPTSETVMYPYFSKWIRGHRDLPLKLNQWCNVVRWEFSNPTPFIRSREFLWQEGHTAFATQAEADQEVLQILELYRKIYEEFLAVPVVKGKKSELEKFAGGYYTTTVEAFIPNTGRGIQGATSHCLGQNFAKMFEINFENEKGEKSMVWQNSWAYTTRTIGVMVMVHGDDKGLVLPPRVAAVQVVVIPVPYKDADTDAIFNACSSTVQMLCEAGFRAEVDLRDNYSPGWKYSHWEMKGVPLRIEIGPKDLANNQVRVVRRDNGAKTDIPTGTLVDQVKEILTSIQECLFNAAKQKRDACVKVVNTWDEFASALNEKKMILAPWCDEEEVEKDVKTRTKGELGAAKSLCIPFDQPRLPEGTLCFASGKPAKKWAYWGRSY comes from the exons ATGGCCACCAAGTCCAACACCAAGAACA CGGCATCAAAGAAGAAGGAGGTGAAGAAAGAAACTGGACTCGGTTTGACCTACAAGAAAGATGATAATTTTGGTGAATGGTACTCTGAG GTTGTTGTTACTAGTGAAATGATTGAGTACTACGACATATCTGGTTGCTACATCTTGAGACCATGGACAATGGCCATTTGGGAAACCTTACAA ACTTTTTTTGATGCTGAAATAAAAAAGATGAAcatcaagaatgcttatttcccTCTATTCGTTACTGAAAATGTCCTTCAAAAGGAAAAGGATCATATTGAAGGTTTTGCTCCTGAG GTTGCTTGGGTGACCAAGTCTGGGCAGTCTGAATTGGAAGTGCCTATTGCAATACGCCCGACAAGTGAGACTGTCATGTATccatatttttcaaaatggatcAGGGGTCATCGTGATTTGCCATTGAAGCTTAACCAATGGTGCAATGTTGTTAGATGGGAATTCAGCAATCCTACTCCTTTTATCAG GAGCCGAGAATTTCTATGGCAAGAAGGGCATACAGCTTTTGCAACTCAAGCTGAAGCAGATCAAGAG GTACTTCAAATCTTGGAATTATATAGGAAAATATATGAAGAATTCCTTGCGGTTCCTGTTGTTAAGGGTAAGAAAAGTGAATTAGAAAAGTTTGCTGGCGGCTATTATACTACCACTGTCGAG GCCTTTATTCCAAATACTGGCCGTGGAATACAAGGTGCAACCTCACATTGCTTGGGGCAAAACTTTGCAAAGATGTTTGAGATAAATTTTGAGAATGAGAAAGGCGAGAAGTCCATGGTCTGGCAGAATTCTTGGGCATACACTACTCGAACG ATTGGGGTTATGGTGATGGTCCATGGAGATGATAAAGGCTTGGTTTTACCACCCAGAGTGGCAGCAGTGCAAGTTGTTGTGATTCCTGTACCATACAAGGATGCAGATACAGATGCTATTTTTAATGCTTGCTCATCGACAGTTCAGATGCTTTGTGAAGCAGGCTTTAGAGCTGAAGTTGACTTGAGAGATAACTATTCCCCTGGCTGGAAGTATTCACACTGGGAAATGAAAGGTGTTCCTTTGAGGATTGAAATTGGACCGAAGGATTTAGCAAATAACCAG GTACGAGTTGTTCGTCGTGACAATGGTGCTAAAACAGATATACCAACTGGCACTTTGGTGGATCAAGTTAAAGAGATACTCACAAGCATCCAGGAATGCTTGTTTAATGCTGCAAAACAGAAGAGAGATGCATGTGTAAAGGTTGTCAACACTTGGGATGAGTTTGCCTCTGCTCTGAATGAGAAAAAGATGATCCTTGCTCCTTGGTGTGATGAAGAG GAAGTTGAGAAGGATGTAAAAACTCGAACAAAGGGTGAACTTGGAGCTGCCAAGTCCCTATGCATCCCATTTGATCAGCCAAGACTCCCTGAAG GCACTCTTTGCTTTGCTTCAGGAAAGCCTGCAAAGAAGTGGGCATACTGGGGACGAAGCTATTAG